The genomic DNA CCGCCTTGCAGCCGCTCTGGCATGTCGCCGGCTTCGCGCTGGGCGCGGCGACCGCGCTGATGGGCGAGAAGGCGGCGATGGCGTGTACCGTCGCGGTCGAGGAGACCATCGATGAGCATTACCGCCAGCAGGCCGAGACGCTGGGCGAGGACGAGGCACCGCTGCGCGAGACCATCGAACGCTTCCGCGCCGAGGAGCTGGAGCACCGCGACATCGGCTATGAGCACGGCGCCGAACAGACGCCGGGCTTCGAGCTGATGCGCGGCGCGATCAAGGCTGGCTCCCGCCTCGCCATCTGGCTGTCGGAACGGGTGTAGCCTCTACCCCCGCTTCGCGGCGCGCATCATCGCGGCGATGGCGAGGTTGGACTCGCCGCCCAGCGCTTCCAGTGCGCCGGCAGCCCCTTCCACATCCTCCGGTTTCTTGTTCTGCGACAGCTTCCATTTGCCGGTCAGGTTCTCGATGCCGATTTCCAGCCCGACGATGGCCTTGCGCATCCCGGTATAGAGTTTTTCCGGCATCTTACCGGTGGTCCAGGGCCTCTTCGGCAGCAGCTTTTCCTCGAACTGCGCCGACAGATCGTCCAGCATCTGCATCACCGCGATATCGTCGGTCACGCGCGGCTTCCCGGTGGCATGCACGGCGGCATAGTTCCAGGTCGGCACCTGGTGTTCGCTGGCGTACCAGTCCGGCGAGATATAGGCGTTCTGCCCGCCAAACACGATGAGCGCCGAGGCCGTGCCGTCGCAGGCTTTCCAGATCGGGTTGGCGTGCGCCACATGGCAGCGCAGCGTGCCGTGCGGCCCCGCCTTGCGGTCCAGCAGGAAAGGCAGATGCGCCGCCTGCATGCCGGTTTCCGTGTTGATGACCATCAGGGCGAAGGGGTGCGCCTCGATCAGGCCGAACAGCGCGTCAGGATCGTCGGTCGCGAAATGGCGGGGCACATACATGGCCTGGCTTTCCGGTCGCAGGAGAAAGATCAGAGGCGAACCCAGCCGGTGCCTTCATGGGTGAAGGCGAAGCGACCGGGGTGCAGGATTTCCGCCAGGATTTCCAGCGTCTCCAGAATACGCGGTCCGGGCCGGTTGAAAAAGTGATGACCGTCGGCAACATAGACACGGCCGTCCCGCGCCGCGCGCATGTCGGCCCAGCCGGGCTGGCCGGTCAGGGCCGATATCTCCGACAGGGTGCGTGGTATCTCGAAGCCGCAGGGGGCGATCACCACCACATCCGGATCGATGCGCAGCAAGGCCTCCAGCTCCAGCCAGGGCGAATGCTTCCCGGCCTCGCCGAACAGGCTGACGCCGCCGGCCCGCGCGATCAGTTCCGGCACCCAGTTGCCCGCCGCCATCGGCGGGTCCAGCCATTCGATGCAGGCGACGGTCGGCTTCGGCTCGATCAGACGTGTCTGCGATTCGATGCCCTCGATGGCGAGCGTCAGCCGGTCGATCAGCGCCTTGCCCTGGCGCACCGCACCCAGCGCGCGGGCGACGCGGCGGATGTCGGTCCAGATGCCGGCAAGGCTGGCCGGGCTGCAGGAGACGAGACGTACCGGGCGGCCGGTCAGCTCGCAGGCCGCCTGCTCCACCTCGCCCAGGCTGACGGCGCAGACCCGGCACAGATCCTGGGTGACGATGATGTCCGGCTGCAATTCGGCCAGCATCGCCTCATCCACCTCGAAGACCGACAATGCGTTGCGTGCCGCCTGCTTCACCTGGCGGTCGATCTCTGCCGAGGGGACGGTGATATCGATGCGCGGGCGGCTGACGATGGGCAGGTCGCCGATGGCGGCGGGGAAGTCGCATTCGTGGCTGCGCCCGACCAGATTGCCGGCATGGCCCAGCTCGGCCACGATCTCGGTGGCGCTGGGCAGCAGGCTGACGATGCGGGGCGGGCGGGTCATGGCGCGCTTCCTAAAGGGCGAGGTCGATCAGTGCGGCGGCGCCGAAGATAAAGATCAGCGCACCGGAAATCCTGTTCATCCATTCCAGATGGTGGATGTCCAGCCGGCCGCGCAGCAGCCCGGCGCCCAGCGCGATGCCGAACCACCACAGGCACGATCCGATGAACACCCCCAGCACCACCAGGATCGGGTCCAGCAGCGCCCTGTCGGCATCGATGAACACGCCCAGCGCGACGAAGATGCCGGCGAAGGCCAGGATGGTGATCGGGTTGATCAGGGTCAGCACGAAGGTGGTGAAAAAATCCCCCAGCAGAGAATGCATGCGCAAGGGCTCCTCCCCCTTGGGCAGCGCAGCGGTCTTCTTGTGGTAGGTATGGATACCCATGCCGAGCAGCAGGATGCCGCCGGCCAGCTGCATCTCCGACGTATGGTCGAGCAGCAGATGCGCCAGCGCCGCCAGCCCGAAGGCGGCGATGCAGCCATACAGCGCGTCCGCAACCGCTGCCCCCAGGCCGGAGACCAGCCCGTGCAGCCGGCTTTCCAGCACAGTGCGGTGCACGCACAGCACGCCGACAGGCCCGACCGGCGCCGCGATGGCGAGGCCGGCGAGTATCGATTTCAGGAACAGCCAGTCATGCATCGCGAGGACCGGCATCGCGAGGACCGGCATCGCCTAGGCGGGCATCGCCTGGACGGGCATCGCATGGGCAGGACGGGGCGGCTTGCGGAAGGAGGGAAAAGGGCATGCCTTGATTCTTGTTTCTGGGTTCTTGCTTCCGGTGTGACTTGAGACCGTGGATCATGAATACACGATGCGGCAAGGGCCTTCCACCGCGCGTCAAGCCGCGGCCTCGCGGAAGCGTGATTGTGCGGGGCTTCGTTTCGCAGGGTGGCGGTCCTATGTTTAGACTTGGTGTGTGACGAAAGAGGCGGCGATGCCCCAGGACGGCGAGACCGACGGCGATATTTTCGGACCGATCAAGCGCAAGCTGGTCGAGACCAAGCAGAAATGGGCGCGTGACGGCAGGCTGCTGACCGGCGAGCAGTCGAGTCCGGCGCAGCGCAGGCTACCGCCCGGCCAGCGCGAGGTGAAGAATTGGCCGGTACTGGATCTCGGCACCCATCCGGTGGTGACGCAGAAAGAATGGAAGCTCTCCGTCACCGGGCTGGTCGAGAATCCGGTCAGCTGGGACTGGGCAGCGCTGATGGCGCAGCCGGTGTTCCAGGATACCTCCGACATGCATTGCGTGACCGCCTGGTCGCGCTTCGAGAATCGCTGGGAAGGCGTGTCGGCGCGGCATCTCCTGTCTGTCGTGAAGCCGAAGCCGGAGGCGAAGTTCGTCATCCTGAAAAGCTATGACGGGTACGCCACCAACATCCCGCTGTCGGCCTTCGATGATGCGGATGTGCTGCTGGCGACCAAATGGGAAGGCAAGGCGATCCCCCGCGAACATGGCGGGCCGGTTCGACTTATCCTGCCGAAGCTCTATCTCTGGAAGAGCGCGAAATGGCTGCGCGATATCCGCTTCGTGGATCGCGATGCGCCCGGTTTCTGGGAAGTGCGCGGCTATCACAACAATGGCGATCCCTGGAAGGAAGAACGTTATGGCTAAGAAAGGCCTCGCCAGCTTTGCCGGCATGCTGGTCGCCGCCGCCGTCAGCACGGTGCTGCCGCAGGCCGCGCCGGCCAAGACCGGCGACGGCAGCGGTTTCGATTTCAGCTTCGAATCCATCGATGGCGGCGCGCTGCCGCTGGACCAGTATCGCGGCCGCCCGGTGCTGGTGGTGAACACTGCCTCACGCTGCGGCTTCACGCCCCAATATGAAGGTCTGCAGGCGCTGTGGGAGAAATACCGCGATCAGGGACTGGTCGTGCTGGGCGTGCCGTCGAACGATTTCGGCGGGCAGGAGCCGGGCAGCACCGAGGAGATCAAGCAATTCTGCGAAGTGAATTTCGGGATCGATTTCCCGATGACCGCGAAATATCCGGTGACCGGAGCGGACGCCCATCCATTCTACCGCTGGATCGCCGAAACGCTGGGCGAGTCCAAGGCACCGCGCTGGAATTTCTATAAATATCTGCTGGCGCCTGACGGCACTATCGCCGCCGCCTGGCCCTCCACGGTTAAGCCGGACAGTCGCACCGTCACCGACACGGTCGATACCCTGCTGGCGAAGTAGTTTATCCCGGCAGGTCGGCGGCGCGGGCGACGAGGCGTACCGGCATCGGCTCGCGCTTGCCGCGGATCGCCACTTCCTCGTGCGGATAGACCTCCAGCCCGGCGCCAGCGAGCCTAACCAGCGCTTCCGACACGGCAAGCTGGGCATCGCGCTCCTTGGCGATGCTTTCCAGCCGGCTGGCGGTGTTCACCGCATCGCCGATGGCGGTCAGCGCCATCGCCGTGCCATAGCCCATCACGCCGACGATGGCCGGCCCGACATGCAGCCCCATGGCCAGGCGCAGCGGCTCCTTCAGCTCATGCGCCAGTGTCTGGTTCAGCCGGTCCAGCCCCTCGCCGATGGCGCGCGCGGCGGTGAGCGCCTGTCGGCAGGCCTGGGCGGGATCGGCGTTTTCTTCCGCGCCGAACAGCGCCATGACGCCATCGCCGATGAATTTGTCGATGCGCCCGCCGGCGCCGGTGATGGCCTGGCCGGTCTCGGCGAAATAGCGGTTCAGCAGGAACACCGTGTCGAAGGGCAGCCGGTCTTCCGACAATTTGGTGTAGCCGCGCAGATCGGCGAACAGGATCGCCACCTGCTGCTCGCGTCCGCCGGACTCGCGCCCGGCGCGCAACGCGTCGCGGGCACTGGCGGCAGCCGGCAGCAGCGGCGTCACCTGCACGTCGCCGGTGGGCCGCGCCTGGCAGGCGAGGCGCACTTTCGGCGGGGCGGCGATCCGGCGCAGCACGCGCGTCTCCTCGGCTTCCGGCGGCGGCAGATATTCCGCGCCGGCATCGATCCGCACCCGGCAGGTCGAGCAGCGCCCGCGCCCGCCGCAGACCGAGGCATGCGGCCGCCCGGCGATGCGGCTGGCCTCCAGGATGCTGGTGCCGATGGCGACCCGGCAGGCGCTGCCGTCGGGATAGCGCACGGTCGCCCCCTTGCGGCGCAGCCCTGCCAGCCGGCGCGCGCCGCGTGCCAGAAGCGCCAGCGCGATGCCGCCCAGGAACAGCTGCTGGCCGGTCTCCGTCGCGCTGCGAATCCGCGCCCAGCCTGCCGCGTCGGGATAGTCGATGGTCTGTTTGTAGCTTTCCAGCCACATCGGCGTTTCCGCCAGTGCGATCACCTGCAGCCCGCCCTGCACGAAGCCCAGCAGTGCCAGCACCGGCAACAGCAGGGCTATCGTATAGAGTGCCGGGACGGCCCTGTGGTACCAGGGCCGGATACGCAGCCAGTAATGCAGGCCGATGCAGGCATGCAGCCAGGCGGTCAGCAGCAGGGCGATCTGCAGCACCGCGCCATAGGGCCGCTCCACCCAAAGCAGCAGCAGGACATAGGCGTAGGTATCGTCCACCCCGGCCAGGGTGAAGCCGAAATGCGTGTCGAAGATATGGCCGACCAGGATCGGCGGGATGGCCAGCCCGAGCGCCAGCTGCGCCAGCTCCCAGGGCGGCACGCGCAGGATCGGCCGGCGCTTGTACAGCGACCAGAGGCCGAGGCAGAGATGCGTCAGCAGCGCGCCATACAGCACATACATCGCGGTCTTGGCGCGCCAGAACGCCATGAAGTAGAGCCTTCCCTGCTCCATCGCCTCCAGCGAGATCAGCCCGAGGGAATGATTGAGGAAATGCGTGGTGACGAAGAATACCAGGACGAGGCCGCTGGCCAGCCGGGCCTGCCGGATCAGGGCGGCGCTGTCGATGGCTTTCTTTGTGGCCTCGGCCGCCGCCATGTCTTAGGGTCTCCGGCTTGAAGCGCCGCCGGTTGCGGGGCTGTCGCCACGATTTTGCCACAACCTCTTGAAAAATAGCGCGGCATTCGTAAATCAGCCGGTCGAAAAGTGAAGGCCACCGTCCCGCCGGGGAAACCAGTCGGGGAATAAGGCACGGCCAGCAACGGAACGCAGAAGGCACAGGGGGAGCGGTCAGTGACCGAGATGATCAAAGTCAGTGGATTGGCGAAGCATTTCGGGCCGATCCGCGCCGTTGACGGGATTTCCTTCGCGGTCGCCAGGGGCGAGGTGCTGGGGTTCCTCGGGCCCAATGGCGCCGGCAAATCCACCACCATGAAGATGATCACCGGCTTCCTGGAGCCGACGGCGGGCAGCGCCGAGGTGTGTGGCTTCGATGTCAGCCGCCACCCGATCCAGGTGAAGCGGCGCATCGGCTATCTGCCGGAAGGCGCGCCAGCCTATGGCGATATGACGCCGCTGGGCTTCCTCGGATTCTGCGCCGATGTGCGCGGGCTGAAGGGGGCGGACCGCAAGGCGAAGATCGAGGCCGCCATCGCCCGCACCACGCTGGGCGGCGTGCTGTACCAGCCGATCGACACGCTGTCCAAGGGCTTCAAGCGCCGCGTCGGGCTGGCGCAGGCGCTGCTGCACGATCCCGAGGTGCTGGTGCTGGACGAGCCGACCGATGGTCTCGACCCGAACCAGAAGCATGAGGTGCGCACGCTGATCGAGAGCATGGCGAAGGACAAGGCCATCATCATCTCGACCCACATCCTGGAAGAGGTGGACGCGCTGTGCAGCCGTGCCATCGTGATCGCTGGTGGCCAGATCGTCGCCGACGGCACCCCGGCGGAGCTGGAGGCGCGCTCCCGCCTGCATAATGCTGTGACGGTGCGGCTGAAGAAGAGCGCCGTGCCCGCCGCCCGCAAGGCGCTGGCGGATATTCCCGGTGCTGCCGGCATCGAGGAGGCTGACGGCACGCTGACCGTGCTGGCGCAGCGCCGCAAGGCGATCCTGCCGGCGGTCAGCCAGGCACTGCGCGACGCCAATATCGCGGCGGACGAAATCAGGCTGGAACGCGGCCGCCTCGACGAGGTGTTCCGCGACGTCACCGATCCGAAAAAGACTGGAAAACAGGGCTAGAACGATGGGTGTGTGGGCGATTCTCAAGCGCGAGCTGGCGAGCTATTTCCTGACGCCGCTCGCCTATATCTTCATCATCATCTTCCTGGTGCTGACGGCGACCTTCACCTTCTTCGTCGGCGGTTTCTTCGAGGGCGGGCAGGCCAGCCTGCAGGGCTTTTTCGGTTTCCATCCCTGGCTCTATCTGGTGCTCACGCCGGCGGTCGCGATGCGGCTGTGGGCGGAGGAGCGCAAGAGCGGCACGCTGGAACTGCTGCTGACCCTGCCGGTCTCCATCGGCAGCGCCGTCGCCGGCAAGTTCCTCGCCGCCTGGGCCTTCACCACCATCGCGCTGGCGCTGACCTTCCCGCTGTGGATCACGGTCAATTATCTGGGTGATCCGGATAATGGCGTCATCCTCGCCTCCTATATCGGCAGCGCGCTGCTGGCCGGGGCCTATCTGGCGCTGGGCTCGGCGCTGTCGGCGCTGACCCGCAACCAGATCATCGCCTTCGTGCTGACGGCGGCGGTCGGCGTGATCTTCGTGTCCGCCGGTTCCTCGCTGGTGCTGTCCTTCTTCACCGGCTGGGCGCCGGCGCCGATGCTGGAGGCGCTGCGCTCCTTCAGCTTCCTGGCGCATTTCCAGGACATCACGCGCGGCGTCATCGATCTGCGCGATGTCATTTTCTATCTCTCGGCGATCCTGGCCTTCCTTTGGGCCACGGCGCTGCTGGTCGATCTGAAGAAGGGGCGCTGAATCATGGCCAAGACCCCGCGCACTCATTCCTCCCTTGTCCGGCCATCCTACGCCTGGCTGTCGCTGGCGCTGGTCGCGCTGCTGTTCGTCGCGGTCAATGTCTATTCCAGCGTGTCCTTCACTTCGGCCCGGCTCGACCTGACCGAGGACCGGATCTACACATTGTCGCCGGGCACGCGCGACACGCTGGCGAAGGTGCAGGAACCGATCACCCTGCGCTTCTTTTTCTCCGAGCGGCTGGGGCGCGAGCTGCCGGCCTATGCCGCCTATGGCCAGCGCGTGCGCAATCTGCTGCAGGAATACGCCAATCTGTCGAATGGCAAGATCCGGCTGGAGATTTTCGACCCCGAGCCGTTCTCGACCGTCGAGGACCGCGCCGTCAGCTACGGGCTGCAGGGCGTGCCCATCGACCAGTCGGGCGAGCAGGTCTATTTCGGCCTGGTCGGCACCAACATGACCGATGACGAGCAGGTCATCCCCTTCTTCCAGCCGGAGCGTGAGCGCTTCCTGGAATATGATCTGACGCGCATCGTCAACAACCTGGCCAATCCGGAGCGTAAGGTCGTCGGTATGCTCTCCGGGCTGCCGCTGGAAGGGCGTTTCATGCCCGGCGGGCAGGTGGCGCCGCCCTGGACGATCCTGCAGCAGATGCGCCAGGTCTTCCTGGTGCGCACCATCGGTGCCGCGATCGACCGGATCGAGCCGGATGTCGATGTGCTGTTCGTCGTGCATCCGAAGAACCTGCCGGAAAAGACGCTCTACGCCATCGACCAGTTCATGATGGCCGGCGGCCGGGCAATCTTCTTCGTCGATCCCTATTCCGAGGCCGACGCGACCATTCCCGATCCGTCCGGCCAGCCGAAGTTGGACACCTCCAGCGCGCTGCCCGGCCTGTTCGACAAATGGGGCATCGCGGTCTCCTCGGATGAGGTGGTCGGCGACCGCCGCGCCGCGCGCCGGGTCAATGCCGGCGCTGGCAACCAGGTCGTGGCGGTGGATTTCGTGGTCTGGCTGAATTTGCAGCGCCAGAACCTGAATCAGGAACTGCCGGTTACCGGCGAGTTGCAGCAGATTTCCATGGCCAGCGCCGGCGCGGTCAGCCTGAAGGAGGGCGCCAGCCTGTCCATGACCCCGCTGATCAGCACCAGCGCCGAGGCGCAGATGATCGCGGTGGACAAGCTGCGGCCGCGGCCCGATCCGCAGCGCCTGCTGCGCGAGTACCAGCCGGGGAACGAGGCGAAGGTGCTGGCGGCGCGCTTCCAGGGGGCGCTGGACAGCGCCTTTCCCGAAGGCCGCCCTACGGTTGAGGGTGAAACCGAGACACCGAAGGATCTGCCGGAACACCGGGCGCGCTCGGACGGCGAGGCGATGTTCGCGGTGATCGCCGATACCGACCTGCTGGACGACCGGTTCTGGGTCCGGGTGCAGGATTTCTTCGGCCAGCAGGTGGCCGCGCCCTTCGCCAATAATGGCGATTTCGTCATGAACCTGCTGGAAAGCCTGTCAGGCAGTTCGGCGCTGGTCGATCTGCGCGGGCGCGGCATGATCGCGCGGCCCTTCACGGTGATCGAGGAGATGCGCCGCGAGGCCGATCAGCGCTTCCGCGCGCAGGAGCAGGCGCTGCAGGAACGGCTGCAGGAATCGCTGGCGCGGCTGGAGGAGTTGCGCTCCAAGGAGGCGCCGGGCGGCGGCGCCATCCTGACCAACGCGCAGCGCGCCGAGATCGCCAAGATCCAGGAGGATATCCTGGAGGCGCGGCGGGAGTTGCGCACCGTGCAGCGGTCGCTGCGGGAGGATATCGACGCGTTGCAGACGCGGCTGCTGTTCCTCAATATCGGTCTGGTGCCGCTGCTCGTGGTGCTGGCGGCGATCCTTGTCGGCCTCGCCCGTGCCGCCCGCCGACGGCGCGGCGCACCTTCTGCAACGCTTTCGGGGAAAGGAGCATCCGCATGACCGCCCGCGGCTTCTGGTTCCTGTTCGTCGTCACATTGCTGGCGGTTGGCGCCGCCGGCCATGCCGTCTGGCAGCGCCATGCCGGCACCATTGGCAGCGTCAGCGCCGAGCCGGTGTTCCCCGACCTGTCCGACCGGCTGAACGAGGTCGCCGCCATCCAGTTGGAGGACAGCCAGGACAGCGTCACGCTGGTGCGGGCCGGTGAGGGCTGGGTGGTCGAGAACGCGCACAACTACCCGGCGCGCGGCGAGGCGGCGCGGGCGCTGCTGCTGGCGCTTGCCGACCTGCAGATCATCGAGGCCAAGACCGAACGGCCGGAGATGTTCGCCCGGCTGGAGGTCGAACCGCTGGATGCGGAGAAGTCGCGCTCCCGGCGCATCACCGTGCTGGACGGTGCAGGCAAGGTGCTGGCCGAGTTGATCGTCGGCAAGAAACGCTTCGGGCAGGGCGGCCAGGCCGATGCGCATTATGTGCGCCGCCCGGAGGGCGGGCGGGCTTTCCTGGCGGAAAGCCGGCTCGATCCGCGTGTTGAGCCCATCGACTGGCTCGACCGCCGTATCGCCGATGTGGCGCGCGGCCGGGTGAAGCAGGTGGTCATCGATCACCCCGATGGCGGCAGCCTGACGGTCGCCAAGGACAGCCGCGAGGGCAATGATTTCCGGATCGTCGATCTGCCGGAGACCATGAAGGTGGAGAACCAGTTCACCCTGAACGCCACCGCCGGCACGCTGGACAAGCTGGTGTTCGACGCGGTGATGCCGGCCGAGGGGCTGACGCTGCAGGAGAGTGTGACGCGCTACACCACCTTCGACGGGCTGGCCGTGACCATCGGCTTCGCCGAGCATGACGGCAAGCTGTGGACCCGCTATACCGCCGCCGCGCTGCCGGATGCCTCGGACGACGTAAAGGCGGAGGCGGCCGAGATCAACGCGCGCGCCGGGGATTGGGCCTACCGGCTGGCCGATTTCAAGAATGAGCAGCTGCGCCGCACGCTGGAGGATATCGCCAAGAAGCAGGAAGGCTCCTCGTGAGCACGGCTTCCGGGCTCACCATCTGGGGCCGGCGCAACTCCTTCAACGTGCAGAAGGTGATATGGCTGGTCGGCGAGCTGGATATCCCGCACACCCATATCGATGCCGGGGGCGATGCCGGCGGTCTGGACACGCCGGACTTCCGGGCCATGAACCCGCACGGCAAGGTGCCGGTCATCCGCGATGTTGATGGCACCGTGGTCTGGGAATCCCACACCATCCTGCGCTATCTGGCGGCGGTCTATGGCAAGGGGGCGTTCCTGCGGGAGACGCCTGCCGCCCGCGCGCAGGATGAACGCTGGATGGACTGGTCGGCCACCGCCTTCCAGCCGGCTTTCCTCTCCGGCCTGTTCTGGGGCTATTACCGCACGCCGGAGGACCGGCGCGACTGGACCGCGATCCGCGCGAAGCAGGAGGCCTGCGCGCAGTATGTCCGGCTGCTCGATGCCGAGCTGGCCGGCAGGCCCTTCCTGTCCGGTGCGGCGCTGGGGCTGGCGGACATTCCCGCCGGCGCCTGCCTCTATCGCTATTTCGGCATGGGACTGGAGCATCCCGAGGTGCCGAACGTGCAGGCCTGGTACGCCCGGCTGCAGGAACGCCCGGCCTATCGGGCGCATGTCATGCTGCCCTTCGATAACCTCTACGGACGTCTGGCGTTCTAGAAGGTCGTGCCACCATAGGTGGTGGAGTAGCCGCGTATGACCGCAAAATACCGCTGGATTGCGTGAAGGGCTGCTGGCATTCTCTTGCCCGCCCCTCCGGGCGCTGCGCAAAGGGTTCTGCATGCCACCCTATAACAGTGTGATCGCCGCACTTTCCGCGTTCTACATGACTGTGCTGGCCCTGGCCTTCTGGAATCTGGGCCTGCATGTCTATGCCACGCTGTCCGGTTATGACGCGCTGTTCGATGGCGATGCGCCTTTCATCCTGTTGTTCGGGCGCTATCTGCGCCCCTTCGATCTGGAAGGCATGGCGATCCGCGATGCGGTGATCGCCACCACCGGTTTCGTGATTGCGATTACCGCCTTGTTCATCGTCGTCATGGTGATGCTGGCGCAGGTGGCCCACCGCCGCCGCCGGCTGATGGTGCTGGGGGCGCTGAACATCGTGCGGCCGGCAAGTCCGCTGATCGTGCCGCTGGGCGACGAGGCCGAACCGGACCGGGTCTATCAGCTGGAGATCGATCTGGAAGTGCCACGCCCCGGCCATACGCAGATGGTGCGCGACCTGTTGCCCGATCTGCGACCGGCCCTGGAAAGCGAATTGTCCGCCCTGGCGCAGGGCAGGCTGGTTCAGCTTACCAAGGGCGAGATGGAAGTCTTCCTGACGGCATCGGCGCAGGAAATATCGGACGGCATGATCAACCGGGTGCGCGTGCGCCGGGCGAATTTCGTGATCGCGCCGGAACTGCTGGCCAGCCGGGCGATGGCGCAGGAGAACGCAGCGGGCGCGCTGCCGCCCGAGGCGGTGGTGGTGCCGATTCCCGGGATGCCGATTCCCGGGGTACCGATTCCGGGCGCGACGACAGCTGAGAGCCCATCGAGCGCTGCCGCCTAGGGCCTTTTCCGCTTGTAAGCCGCCTTGACTCTTTACGGCCCGGCTTCATTATCAAGGCATGCGGATTTACTAGATTTGCCCTTCGACACGGATACGGAAAGCAATGAGCGCAGGCTGGAAGATTCTGGCGGGGCTGGTGGTTCTTGCTGCCGCGGGTGGCGGGGTTGCCTATCATCTGAAGGATGAGGGTTCCGCCGCCGTCGCGCAGACCGAGAACAAGGCATCGCAACAGAATGCCGGCCCGGCGGTCGAGGTCGCTGAAGTGACCATCGACACGGTGCGCTCCGAGATCACCGCCATCGGCTCGTTGCTGCCGAACGAGGCGGTGTCGATCCAGCCGGAAATCGCCGGACGCATCTCGCGCATCCTGTTCGAGGATGTGCAGCAGGTGGAACGCGGCGCGCCGCTGGTCGAACTGGACAAGGAAATTCTCCAGGCCGAACTGGCGCAGGCGCAGTCCAACCTGTCGCTGTCCCGGGCGAATTTCGACCGTGCCGACACGCTGCTGAAGCAGGGCACCGGCACGGCGCGGGCACGCGACGAGGCGTGGGCCCGGCTGCGTTCCGACGAGGCCGGCCTCGATCTTGCCAAGGCGCGTCTGGAAAAGACCACGATCCGCGCGCCCTTCTCCGGCGTGCTGGGGCTGCGCAGCGTCAGCCTGGGCCGCTATGTGACGCCGGCGGACATCATCGTCACCTTGCAGCAGATCGATCCGCTGAAGGCGGAGTTCCGCGTGCCGGAAATCTATCTGACCTCGATCCGCGTCGGCCAGAAGATCGAGATGACCGCCGATGCGTT from Oceanibaculum nanhaiense includes the following:
- a CDS encoding Gldg family protein, with protein sequence MAKTPRTHSSLVRPSYAWLSLALVALLFVAVNVYSSVSFTSARLDLTEDRIYTLSPGTRDTLAKVQEPITLRFFFSERLGRELPAYAAYGQRVRNLLQEYANLSNGKIRLEIFDPEPFSTVEDRAVSYGLQGVPIDQSGEQVYFGLVGTNMTDDEQVIPFFQPERERFLEYDLTRIVNNLANPERKVVGMLSGLPLEGRFMPGGQVAPPWTILQQMRQVFLVRTIGAAIDRIEPDVDVLFVVHPKNLPEKTLYAIDQFMMAGGRAIFFVDPYSEADATIPDPSGQPKLDTSSALPGLFDKWGIAVSSDEVVGDRRAARRVNAGAGNQVVAVDFVVWLNLQRQNLNQELPVTGELQQISMASAGAVSLKEGASLSMTPLISTSAEAQMIAVDKLRPRPDPQRLLREYQPGNEAKVLAARFQGALDSAFPEGRPTVEGETETPKDLPEHRARSDGEAMFAVIADTDLLDDRFWVRVQDFFGQQVAAPFANNGDFVMNLLESLSGSSALVDLRGRGMIARPFTVIEEMRREADQRFRAQEQALQERLQESLARLEELRSKEAPGGGAILTNAQRAEIAKIQEDILEARRELRTVQRSLREDIDALQTRLLFLNIGLVPLLVVLAAILVGLARAARRRRGAPSATLSGKGASA
- a CDS encoding DUF4340 domain-containing protein, yielding MTARGFWFLFVVTLLAVGAAGHAVWQRHAGTIGSVSAEPVFPDLSDRLNEVAAIQLEDSQDSVTLVRAGEGWVVENAHNYPARGEAARALLLALADLQIIEAKTERPEMFARLEVEPLDAEKSRSRRITVLDGAGKVLAELIVGKKRFGQGGQADAHYVRRPEGGRAFLAESRLDPRVEPIDWLDRRIADVARGRVKQVVIDHPDGGSLTVAKDSREGNDFRIVDLPETMKVENQFTLNATAGTLDKLVFDAVMPAEGLTLQESVTRYTTFDGLAVTIGFAEHDGKLWTRYTAAALPDASDDVKAEAAEINARAGDWAYRLADFKNEQLRRTLEDIAKKQEGSS
- a CDS encoding efflux RND transporter periplasmic adaptor subunit — translated: MSAGWKILAGLVVLAAAGGGVAYHLKDEGSAAVAQTENKASQQNAGPAVEVAEVTIDTVRSEITAIGSLLPNEAVSIQPEIAGRISRILFEDVQQVERGAPLVELDKEILQAELAQAQSNLSLSRANFDRADTLLKQGTGTARARDEAWARLRSDEAGLDLAKARLEKTTIRAPFSGVLGLRSVSLGRYVTPADIIVTLQQIDPLKAEFRVPEIYLTSIRVGQKIEMTADALSGQTFTGEIYAIDPQIDVNGRSLRIRALVPNPERSLFPGLFIRLTIIADTRLNAVLVPESAITPVGQERFVYRLVGDKVALTKVELGARRPGMVEVLSGLNPKDVVVVAGQLRLRDGIAVDVVGRDAPAVTAPGS
- a CDS encoding glutathione S-transferase family protein, which translates into the protein MSTASGLTIWGRRNSFNVQKVIWLVGELDIPHTHIDAGGDAGGLDTPDFRAMNPHGKVPVIRDVDGTVVWESHTILRYLAAVYGKGAFLRETPAARAQDERWMDWSATAFQPAFLSGLFWGYYRTPEDRRDWTAIRAKQEACAQYVRLLDAELAGRPFLSGAALGLADIPAGACLYRYFGMGLEHPEVPNVQAWYARLQERPAYRAHVMLPFDNLYGRLAF